The genome window GTTGGTTTCCAGTACTTTGAAAGCTTCTTCAGTTTTCCCGTTTTCCATACAGCTGAGGAAAGTGACCAGGTTATTTTTAGCCAGACCGAAATTGGTTATGGACAAAACCCTTCCGCCTGCAACGGTAATCTGAGGGCTTAGACTCCGTAGAAAGAATGCTTCACCGAATAGAGGAGTATAAGGTTTATCAGGGACAATTTTACATAGTGCACTTTCGCCGGCATTTAATGATTTTTTTCCCAGCAGTATAATTTTGGCTTCTCCCGCATAGGTGCCTATAAGAAATCTGTATGATTTATTATGTTTTATAACATCTCTTTTTGATATACTGCTGAATGTCTTTAGCCTCGCATAAAAAGATGCCGCAGGTGAAAACACTTTCGGAGCCGCCGCTATATCTCCCCGGTGAACGTTGCCCTTATCCACTCCTGTAACGTTTAATGCCGCTCTGTCTCCTGCAGAAGCTGAAAGGGAATTTTTTGAATGTACCTGTATGTTTTTCACTTTTGTTTGAATCCCGGCAGGGAGTATTTCTATATCATCACCCGTTTTTATCCGACCGGTTATGCAGCTGCCCGTTACAACAGTACCGGCGCCTTTTACAGAAAAGCTTCTGTCTATTCTCATAAGAAAATCATGGGATGTATATTTGCTGCTTATCAACCCGGAGCACTCATACAGTGTTTTTTTCAGATTATCGATGGAGTGCTGATCGTATATACTTACTGTTAGAAACCTTTTATAAGGGTAGGTAAATCGGTTAAAAAACTCCCTTGCTTCAGACAACCGTCTGTTTAGCAGGGCTTCACTCACTTTATCGGCTTTTGTCAGCACGACTATCAGTGTTTCAATATTTAAGACAGAAAGGATATCAGCATGTTCAATGGTTTGAGGTTTTATACCTTCAGTTGCATCCACGGCAAATAAAATAATATCTATGCCGGTGGCGCCTGCTATCATGTTTCTGATGAGTTTTTCATGACCGGGAACGTCCACAAAAGAGATTGTTGTTTTATCAATTTCAAGAGCTGCAAATCCGAGATCCAGCGTAATGCCTCTTTCCTGTTCTTCTTTGAACCTGTCCGGATGAACTCCCGTTAACCGTTCAACCAGGGCTGATTTGCCGTGGTCTATATGTCCCGCTGTTCCTACAATGACATTTTGACGGCCCAATCTATTCCTCCGGCTATATCCTCATATTCCTCTTTAGAAATTGTACGCAGATCTAATATGATCTTCTTATCGGCCGTTCGGCAGATAACGGGCGGGGAGAATTCCCTCAGATGTTTTTCAATTTCAGCTTCGCTTATGCTGCCTGTATTCAGCTGTACGGCATAGGAGTTTATTTCCTGCATCGGACAGCTGCCACCGCCGGTGAATGAAGTGACCTGGACTACTTCCAGTCTCAAATCAGGGTTCAGATTGTTAATAATCCGTGCCAGATCATCGCCCCTTGATTTTAAAGAATCCAGACTTTCATTAAACATTTTTAGTGTTCTGATTTTTTCGTAATCCTCATTTATATATTCCTTTAAAGTATTTTGAAGGAGTGAAAGTGTAATTTTATCCACCCGCAGCATACGCATCAGCTGATTTCCTTTTAATTTGTCAATCAGATGTTTTTTGCCTGCGATGATACCTGCCTGAACGCCGCCTAAGAGCTTATCACCGCTGAAACTTACCAAATCGAAACCTTTATCGATAACATCTTTCACCGGAGGCTCATCGCAGAATTTGAGACCGAAATCGGATATCAAACCGCTTCCCAAATCATAATAACTTATCAGATCATTTTTATCAGCCAGTTGACAGATTTGTTCACACGGGGGTTCTTCTGTAAATCCTTTTATTACATAATTACTTTTGTGTACTTTCATAATAACCGATGTTTCGGGACTGACCGCATTTTCGTAATCGGTAATTTTTGTTTTGTTTGTAGTGCCTACTTCCTGCAGTTTTGCTCCGCTCTTTCTCATCACTTCGGGTATTCTGAAGCTGCCGCCTATTTCTACAAGCTCTCCCCTGGAGACGATGCATTCACGGTTTTCGGCAAATGTATTCAGTATGAGGAAAACAGCAGCTGCATTATTGTTCAGTATAAGAGCATCTTCTGCCCCGGTAAGATATTTTAAATATTCAGAGAGGTGGTGATATCTGTCCCCCCTGCTTCCTGCATCAATATCATACTCAAGATTGGAGTATCCGCATACAGTCTCCATGCTTTTTTTAAATAAATCGCCGGATAGAGGAGAGCGACCGAGATTTGTATGTATTACAATGCCTGTGGCATTTATCACATTTTTTATAGAGCCCTGCATAAAGTTTTCACAGGATGACATTATATTATTTATCACCTTGTCCTTGTGGATAATATCGATTTTTCCCTCTGAAATTTTTTCCCGGAGATTTGAAAGGACTTTGTCAGCACAGTATTTAACGACACTTCTGTTATAGTTATGGCTGCTGAGCTGTTCCATGATTTCGTGCATCTGGGGAATTTGACTGTAAAGTTCCTGTTTAGACAAAAGATTCCTCCTGTGATGTCTCAATATAAAATTATCATACAAATCCGGAATTTACAACATAAGAGCCACGAACTCAAAGTTCAATGTTCAGGGTTCAACGTTCAAAGTTACTTAGACCTCTACTTCACTACCTCACCATTTCACTATCTCACTATCTCACTCTCTCACGATTCATAGTGTTTCAACTTGATAAATTTTATTTGTGGTGCTAAAAGTCGTTTTGTAATACAGTTATTAGAAAGACCTTTGAATAACTAAAAAAAGTCATCCCGAACTTGTTTCGGGATCTATTACTATCAACAATTTACGAGACCCTGAACCAAGTGATTACCTGCGGTAAATTTTCAGCCCAGGGCTGATGCTACAGGGTGACAGCAAAATAATTGTGCAAAGCTCTTATGGCAAACGTGCATTTTTGGTGACAGATTTTATTATTAAAAAATTGAGGAAAATTATGGACTATAATTTTTTGGTAGAATATGAAACAGAAATAATGAAAGTACTGCACGATTTGGAAAAAATGCCTGAGCCTTCGTTTAAAGAATACAAGACGACTGAGTATATTGTAAATTACCTTACCAAAAGCGGTGTAAATGATATAAAGGTGACTGAGCCGGGGTGTTTCTTTCACATGGATTTTGGAAGCAGTAAAACCGTTGCGTTAAGAGCGGATATAGATGCTCTGCCTTTGGATTCCAGCGGGGAAAAGTATAAGCATATATGCGGTCACCATCTGCATACAGCTGCACTGCTTTCCCTTGTAAAGATTCTCTTTGACAGAGGAATAAAGCCGAAAGTTAATTTGAGAATCATTTTTCAGCCGGCTGAAGAAAATATTTCAGGGGCAAACTTTATGATAAAGAACGGTGCTATGGAAGGGGTAAATGAAGTTTACGGCATACATGTGGATCCTGAGCTGAATAAAGGAGTCGTAGGTTTAAAAACAGGGAATATGATGGCCGGAGCCAACTTCTTTGATGTGACAATAAAAGGAGATTCCACTCATGCAGCTTATCCTCATAAAGGCAGTGACGTTGTAGTGGCAGCCTCGGATTTTGT of Flexistipes sp. contains these proteins:
- the selB gene encoding selenocysteine-specific translation elongation factor, with product MGRQNVIVGTAGHIDHGKSALVERLTGVHPDRFKEEQERGITLDLGFAALEIDKTTISFVDVPGHEKLIRNMIAGATGIDIILFAVDATEGIKPQTIEHADILSVLNIETLIVVLTKADKVSEALLNRRLSEAREFFNRFTYPYKRFLTVSIYDQHSIDNLKKTLYECSGLISSKYTSHDFLMRIDRSFSVKGAGTVVTGSCITGRIKTGDDIEILPAGIQTKVKNIQVHSKNSLSASAGDRAALNVTGVDKGNVHRGDIAAAPKVFSPAASFYARLKTFSSISKRDVIKHNKSYRFLIGTYAGEAKIILLGKKSLNAGESALCKIVPDKPYTPLFGEAFFLRSLSPQITVAGGRVLSITNFGLAKNNLVTFLSCMENGKTEEAFKVLETNIEGTFDIPTLIQFTDKKSDEIKHLIKKYFISAGRTVTPGKYFSKITDMAKEEIYSGKTVSLSGYHKYFKNSENIWKIFRENLIRLAEKNGYTYENEKIFKKRKSEHEKLADEIYEKMSQDVSLSNAANLSSFLNIPEKAAANALTILANKGKVKKLDEKNFIRTDIFDDFIQLAVKTAKKEQYIDLKKAKTIIEAPRKILIPLIEQLDKTGLFTNKDNKRYLKGDETAEF
- the selA gene encoding L-seryl-tRNA(Sec) selenium transferase, coding for MSKQELYSQIPQMHEIMEQLSSHNYNRSVVKYCADKVLSNLREKISEGKIDIIHKDKVINNIMSSCENFMQGSIKNVINATGIVIHTNLGRSPLSGDLFKKSMETVCGYSNLEYDIDAGSRGDRYHHLSEYLKYLTGAEDALILNNNAAAVFLILNTFAENRECIVSRGELVEIGGSFRIPEVMRKSGAKLQEVGTTNKTKITDYENAVSPETSVIMKVHKSNYVIKGFTEEPPCEQICQLADKNDLISYYDLGSGLISDFGLKFCDEPPVKDVIDKGFDLVSFSGDKLLGGVQAGIIAGKKHLIDKLKGNQLMRMLRVDKITLSLLQNTLKEYINEDYEKIRTLKMFNESLDSLKSRGDDLARIINNLNPDLRLEVVQVTSFTGGGSCPMQEINSYAVQLNTGSISEAEIEKHLREFSPPVICRTADKKIILDLRTISKEEYEDIAGGIDWAVKMSL
- a CDS encoding M20 metallopeptidase family protein is translated as MDYNFLVEYETEIMKVLHDLEKMPEPSFKEYKTTEYIVNYLTKSGVNDIKVTEPGCFFHMDFGSSKTVALRADIDALPLDSSGEKYKHICGHHLHTAALLSLVKILFDRGIKPKVNLRIIFQPAEENISGANFMIKNGAMEGVNEVYGIHVDPELNKGVVGLKTGNMMAGANFFDVTIKGDSTHAAYPHKGSDVVVAASDFVCRLQNIVSRKIDPTLNALVSVGKMQAGDIANVLPEKATLSGTFRFFDDEAAAVINDNLRVLAESISLFHNVFTYVDIHEGISPVHNDKSLSKEIGGRLNRVLEKLEIMDDDRLSLTGEDFACYQQITPGIFFKLGTRTNQNNAPLHNRGFSLSDKSAGDAVYFWLNLVDILE